GAAGCCGTTCTCGATGGGAGGCCCGATCCCGAAGGTCGCCCCCGGGAAGAGGTCGAGCACGGCCTGGGCGAGCACGTGGGCCGTGGAGTGCCGCAACGTGAACAGGCCCCGGTCGCTGGTCTCGGTCACGATGCTCACCGTGTCGCCGTCGGCCAGGGGCCACACGAGGTCGCGCTCGACGCCGTTCACCTCGGCGATGACCGCCGCCTTCGCCAGCCGGGAGCCGATGGCGGCGGCGAGGTCGCCGGCCGTCGAGCCCTCGGGCAGCTCCCGGGACGAGCCGTCGGGCAGGGAGATGGTGAGGACGTCGGGCATGCGGCGAGCGTAACGCCGCGGCCCGGACCCCCCGAGCGGTTTCAGCCCGGCGCACCCGCCAGCACCGGCCCCGCCACCCGGGCGGTCTCGGTGGGGATGTCCTCGCTCTTCTTGGTGGCGTAGGTGTCGACGTAGCGCTGGCCGGAGAGCTCGCTGACCTCGAACATCACCTCGTCGGTGATCTGGCGCAGGATCATGCGGTCGTCGGCCCTGTCGAGATAGCGGGTGACGTCGACCGGGCGGCCGAAGCGGACCCGCAGCGTCTTGAACGCCTTCGGCAGCGAGCAGTCCGGGGGCTGCACCTCGAGGGTGCCCTGGAGGCCGACCGGGAGGATGGGACACCCGGTGCGCAGCGCGAGGCGGGCGACCCCGGTGTGCCCCTTGTGGAGGTCGCCGTCGCGGCTGCGGGTGCCCTCGGGGTAGATGCCGAACAGCTCACCGGAGTCGAGGAGCTGCGCCGCCTTGTCGAGGGCCCGCTCGGCGGCGCTGCCGCCGCCGCGGTCGATCGGGATCATGCCGAGCGCCGGGAAGACGTAGCGGGTCTTCCAGCTGTCCATGTACTCGGCCTTGCCGACGTAGGTGATGCGCCGCGGGAGCGCGGCCGCGACCGCGAAGTGGTCGAACACCGAGAGGTGGTTGGGCGCCACGATGGCCCCGCCCTCGGAAGGGACGTGCTCGAGGCCCTCGATCTCCCACTTCCAGAAGAACGAGAAGAGCGGGTCGAGAAGGGCCCGCGCCGGCTTGTAGAGCTGCCCCACCTCTCGCGCCATCGCACCCGTTCCCTTCGCCGACCGTGTCCGATTCTGCCTCACCGGGACGGCCGGCACCACGGCAGGTGACCGACTTCACGAAACTGCTTATCCGGGTCAACGATCCGGCGTGTGTCAGACCTCGGCTTCGCCGACCAGGTACACCCCGAGCAGCGCGGCCGCCGACGCCACGCCCTCGCCCCGCTCGACGGCGGCGTCGATGGCCGCCACCGCCCCGGGCGTGCTCAGGTCGTCGTCGAGACAGGCCCGCACCCCCGCCAGCGCCGTCACGCTGTCCGTCGCACCCGGAGCGTCCGTGGCCGCCAGCCACCGTTCGAGGCGGGCGTCGGCGGCGGGCATCAGCGACTCGTGCCACTCCCACGAGTCGCGGTAGTGGTGGGCGACGACGGCCAGGCGGATCGCCCGGGGGTCGTGGGTCTTCAACAGGTCGCTCACGAAGACGAGGTTGCCGAGGGACTTCGACATCTTCTCGCCGTCCATCCGGACCATGGCCTGGTGCATCCAGTGGCGGACGAAGGGCTCCCCGGTGGCGGCCTCGCTCTGCGCGGCCTCGCACTCGTGGTGGGGGAAGATCAGGTCCGAGCCGCCGCCGTGCAGGTCGATGGTCGTGTCGAGCTCGCGCAGCGCCAGCGCCGAGCACTCGATGTGCCAGCCCGGGCGCCCCGGGCCCCACAGCGACTCCCAGGCCGGCTCGTCGTCGGCGGAGGGCTGCCAGAGGACGAAGTCGAGGGGGTCACGCTTGTTCGGATCGTCGGGGTTGCCGCCGTGCTGACGGGCCAGCTCGAGCATCTCGTCGCGGGAGAGGTGCGAGACCTGCCCGAACCGCTCGAAGCTCGAGACGGAGAAGTACACCGCACCGCCGCTCTCGTAGGCGTGGCCCCGGTCGAGCACCATCCCGATGAAGCCGCGGATGTCGGGGATGGCCGAGGTCGCCCGGGGTTCGCTCCACGACGTGATCACGTTGAGCGTGAGCATGTCGTTGTCGAATCGGGCCGTCTCGGCGGCGGCGAGGTCGAGGTAGTGCACGCCGAGCTCGCGGGCCTTGCGGAGGATGTCGTCGTCGACGTCGGTGATGTTGCGCACGCAGCGGGTCTCGTGCCCCCGATCGCGCAGGCGGCGCTGGAGAACGTCGTAGGTCACGTAGGTGGCGGCGTGGCCCAGGTGGGTGGCGTCGTACGGCGTGATGCCGCACGTGTACATCGTGACGAGGGGTCCCGGCTCGAAGGGCACCACGGCGCGACGGGCGGTGTCGTAGAGGCGCATCGGCTCGGCGGCGTCGGGGGGGAAGTCGGTCATGCGCGTCCTTTTCGCTCCGGCGAGCACGTTACCGGTCCACCCCGCTCCCCCGGTGCCCTGCGGGGCCCTCGCCGCAGGCGGTCAGGGCAGGTCGAGACCCGTGAACTTCACCGCCACCCGCGTGCGGTAGCGCACGTTGAGCTGCAGGAGCACGGCGGTGAACGCCTCGATCGGGGCGGCCTGGGTGAGATCGCCGGCGTCGAGCGGGCGCAGGTCCGGCAGCCCGGCGATGAGCTCCATGCACAGCTGCTTGGCGTCGGCATGATCGGAGCAGATGAGCACGTCGCTCTCGACGCCGTGATCGAGGTCGCCGAGCTCCTTGGCGGGCACGTGGTGCAGGGCCGCCACCACCTCCGAACCGGGCACCGCCGCCTGCACGCTGGCCGCCACCGACCCCCGGGGGGGCACGAGCGGCTGGAACTCGTGGCCGACCCGCACGAGGGCGTTGGCCATCGAGAGGACGACCTTGCCGTGGAGGCGGTCGCCGACGGACTTCGCGGTGGTCCAGGCCGCGTCCCACGGGGTGGCGACGACGATCAGCTCCGCGTCGGCGGCGCCGGCGTTGTCGGCCGCCGTGATCGCCAGCGAACGCCCGGCCCACCGCTCCCCGAGCCCGTCGGTCACCTCCCGGGCTCGTTCGACCGACCGCGAGCCGATGACGACCTCGTGACCCACCGACGCCAGTCGGGCGGCGAGACCGCTCCCGGCCGGACCCGTCCCACCGACGATCCCGATCTGCATCGCCCCGACGCTACCGGAGGGCCGGGCGGGCACCGAAACCGGCGGCGTCGGCGTCCGCGGCGTCGGTGTCGTCGGCTCCGCGGTCGATCAGGCGCCGGTGGAGTGGAAGCCGCCGTCGACGTGCACGATCTCGCCGGTCGTCTGCGGGAACCAGTCGGACAGCAACGCGACGCAGGCCTTGGCGACGGCCGAGGAGTCACGCACGTCCCACCCGAGGGGAGCCCGGTCGTCCCACACGTCCTCGAACTTCGAGAAGCCGGGGATCGAGCGCGC
This DNA window, taken from Acidimicrobiales bacterium, encodes the following:
- the npdG gene encoding NADPH-dependent F420 reductase, with translation MQIGIVGGTGPAGSGLAARLASVGHEVVIGSRSVERAREVTDGLGERWAGRSLAITAADNAGAADAELIVVATPWDAAWTTAKSVGDRLHGKVVLSMANALVRVGHEFQPLVPPRGSVAASVQAAVPGSEVVAALHHVPAKELGDLDHGVESDVLICSDHADAKQLCMELIAGLPDLRPLDAGDLTQAAPIEAFTAVLLQLNVRYRTRVAVKFTGLDLP
- the cysS gene encoding cysteine--tRNA ligase; this translates as MTDFPPDAAEPMRLYDTARRAVVPFEPGPLVTMYTCGITPYDATHLGHAATYVTYDVLQRRLRDRGHETRCVRNITDVDDDILRKARELGVHYLDLAAAETARFDNDMLTLNVITSWSEPRATSAIPDIRGFIGMVLDRGHAYESGGAVYFSVSSFERFGQVSHLSRDEMLELARQHGGNPDDPNKRDPLDFVLWQPSADDEPAWESLWGPGRPGWHIECSALALRELDTTIDLHGGGSDLIFPHHECEAAQSEAATGEPFVRHWMHQAMVRMDGEKMSKSLGNLVFVSDLLKTHDPRAIRLAVVAHHYRDSWEWHESLMPAADARLERWLAATDAPGATDSVTALAGVRACLDDDLSTPGAVAAIDAAVERGEGVASAAALLGVYLVGEAEV
- a CDS encoding 1-acyl-sn-glycerol-3-phosphate acyltransferase; this translates as MAREVGQLYKPARALLDPLFSFFWKWEIEGLEHVPSEGGAIVAPNHLSVFDHFAVAAALPRRITYVGKAEYMDSWKTRYVFPALGMIPIDRGGGSAAERALDKAAQLLDSGELFGIYPEGTRSRDGDLHKGHTGVARLALRTGCPILPVGLQGTLEVQPPDCSLPKAFKTLRVRFGRPVDVTRYLDRADDRMILRQITDEVMFEVSELSGQRYVDTYATKKSEDIPTETARVAGPVLAGAPG